A window from Zonotrichia albicollis isolate bZonAlb1 chromosome 8, bZonAlb1.hap1, whole genome shotgun sequence encodes these proteins:
- the ITGB3BP gene encoding centromere protein R isoform X4: MSVKRALNLDTVKKDNAPEETPLKAKRSSLNFYSPTTGTCQLSPCSSPCSAPAQGDGSEQSESGSALSSRGQPQTEHDVFLQLHSQVRNSLPRILKLRANLTSLKALEGSRELENILGVSHCSCDLSAELQKNQALVSQAEKLQLLKANHGKVPARALCIESK, from the exons ATGTC GGTTAAGAGAGCATTAAATTTGGACACTGTTAAAAAAGATAAT gCCCCTGAGGAAACCCCCCTGAAGGCCAAAAGGAGCAGCCTGAATTTCTACTCCCCCACCACGGGCACGTGCCAGCTGagcccctgctcctctccctgcagtgccccagcacagg gaGATGGGAGCGAGCAGAGCGAGTCCGGGAGCGCCTTGTCCAGCAGAGGGCAGCCTCAAACAGAGCACGATGT GTTCCTGCAACTGCACTCCCAAGTGAGAAATTCCTTGCCCAGAATTCTGAAACTAAGAGCAAATCTGACAAGCCTGAAG GCTTTGGAGGGCAGTAGAGAGCTGGAAAACATCCTCGGAGTCTCCCACTGCTCCTGTGACCTGAGTGCTGAACTGCAGAAAAACCAAGCGCTGG TGAGTCAAGCAGAAAAACTGCAGCTGTTGAAAGCAAACCATGGAAAAGTCCCTGCCCGAG CCCTCTGTATTGAGAGCAAATAG
- the ALG6 gene encoding dolichyl pyrophosphate Man9GlcNAc2 alpha-1,3-glucosyltransferase, with the protein MEKWSLMTLTVLLALTVRWAVSLGSYSGAGKPPMYGDYEAQRHWQEITYNLPIRQWYFNTSDNNLLYWGLDYPPLTAYHSFVCAYIAKLINPDWVALHTSRGYESQPHKLFMRTTVFVADLLVYIPAVILYCFSLKETSAKKKVSSALCILLYPGLILIDHGHFQYNSVSLGLALWAVLCLSHDWDLLGSVAFCLALNYKQMELYHSLPFFCYLLGKCFKKGLKGKGLVLLAKLAGTVLVSFAACWLPFGTDVEQIMQVLRRLFPIDRGLFEDKVANIWCSLSVLIKIKNVISPRTQLKLSFAVTFLSLLPACIKLTVQPSLRGFKFALVSCALSFFLFSFQVHEKSILLVSVPVCLIINEIPFMATWFLLVSTFSLLPLLLKDELLLPYAVTTPAFLAVCLASFSILEKTSAEDLQLKAFSLSLKGYVSWVKSFPRIVRSLFLLSVALMGALSVLSAAAPPPQRLPDLFPLAVAVVSCLHFLLFLLYFNVVMLWDSKSRGQKKIS; encoded by the exons GGGCAGGAAAACCACCCATGTATGGAGACTACGAGGCTCAGAGGCACTGGCAGGAGATCACCTACAACCTACCCATCAGGCAGTG gtaCTTCAATACAAGTGACAACAACCTGCTGTACTGGGGCCTGGATTACCCACCTCTCACTGCCTATCACAGTTTTGTGTGTGCCTACAT TGCAAAGTTAATAAATCCTGATTGGGTTGCTCTGCACACGTCTCGGGGCTATGAGAGCCAGCCCCATAAGTTATTTATGCGTACAACAG tgtttgttGCTGATCTGCTGGTTTATATCCCTGCAGttattttatattgtttttCATTGAAAGAAACATCTGctaaaaaaaag GTTTCCAGTGCTCTCTGCATCCTGCTTTACCCAGGCCTCATCCTTATTGACCATGGGCACTTCCA ATACAACTCAGTGAGCCTTGGCTTGGCCCTGTGGGCTGTCCTTTGTTTGTCCCATGACTGGGACCTCCTGGGCTCTGTGGCATTTTGCTTGGCCTTAAATTATAAGCAAATGGAGCTCTACCATTCCTTGCCCTTTTTTTGCTATTTACTTGGCAAGTGCTTCAAGAAGGGACTGAAAGGAAAGGG GTTGGTGCTCTTGGCCAAACTGGCAGGGACAGTGCTGGTGTCCTTCGCTGCCTGCTGGCTCCCCTTCGGCACCGACGTGGAACAAATCATGCAAGTACTCAGAAGACTCTTTCCCATTGACAGAGGCTTGTTTGAG GATAAAGTAGCCAATATTTGGTGCAGTCTAAGTGTCCTTATAAAGATAAAGAATGTAATATCTCCTCGAACTCAGCTAAAACTCAG TTTTGCTGTCACATTCCTGagcctgctccctgcctgtATCAAGCTCACTGTCCAGCCTTCCCTGCGAGGGTTTAAGTTTGCCTTG GTCAGCTGTGCCTTGTCATTTTTCCTGTTCTCCTTCCAAGTCCATGAAAAATCTATTCTTCTCGTGTCAGT CCCAGTCTGCTTAATCATAAATGAAATCCCCTTCATGGCCACGTGGTTTCTACTTGTGTCAACTTTCAG cctgctgcccctgctgctgaaggacgagctgctgctgccctacGCCGTCACCACGCCCGCCTTCCTGGCCGTGTGCCTCGCCTCCTTCTCCATCCTGGAGAAGACCTCAGCCGAGGACCTGCAGCTCAAGgccttctccctttccctcaAGGGCTATGTGTCCTGGGTTAAATCCTTTCCCAGGATTGTCAGGAGCTTG TTCCTGCTGTCGGTGGCCCTGATGGGGGCGCTGTCGGTGCTCAGCGCTGCCGCGCCTCCTCCCCAGCGCCTGCCCGACCTGTTCCCCCTGGCCGTGGCCGTGGTGTCCTGCCTGCacttcctgctcttcctgctctacTTCAATGTGGTGATGCTCTGGGACTCCAAGAGCAGAGGGCAGAAGAAAATCAGTTaa
- the ITGB3BP gene encoding centromere protein R isoform X1 → MSVKRALNLDTVKKDNAPEETPLKAKRSSLNFYSPTTGTCQLSPCSSPCSAPAQGDGSEQSESGSALSSRGQPQTEHDVFLQLHSQVRNSLPRILKLRANLTSLKALEGSRELENILGVSHCSCDLSAELQKNQALVSQAEKLQLLKANHGKVPAREHIQAGSAAFFTSFLERRKEPLGLLPATPSPKAQPE, encoded by the exons ATGTC GGTTAAGAGAGCATTAAATTTGGACACTGTTAAAAAAGATAAT gCCCCTGAGGAAACCCCCCTGAAGGCCAAAAGGAGCAGCCTGAATTTCTACTCCCCCACCACGGGCACGTGCCAGCTGagcccctgctcctctccctgcagtgccccagcacagg gaGATGGGAGCGAGCAGAGCGAGTCCGGGAGCGCCTTGTCCAGCAGAGGGCAGCCTCAAACAGAGCACGATGT GTTCCTGCAACTGCACTCCCAAGTGAGAAATTCCTTGCCCAGAATTCTGAAACTAAGAGCAAATCTGACAAGCCTGAAG GCTTTGGAGGGCAGTAGAGAGCTGGAAAACATCCTCGGAGTCTCCCACTGCTCCTGTGACCTGAGTGCTGAACTGCAGAAAAACCAAGCGCTGG TGAGTCAAGCAGAAAAACTGCAGCTGTTGAAAGCAAACCATGGAAAAGTCCCTGCCCGAG AGCACATCCAGGCTGGGAGTGCTGCATTCTTCACCTCATTCCTGGAACGAAGGAaggagcccctggggctgctcccggccacacccagccccaAGGCACAGCCAGAGTGA
- the ITGB3BP gene encoding centromere protein R isoform X3: MSVKRALNLDTVKKDNAPEETPLKAKRSSLNFYSPTTGTCQLSPCSSPCSAPAQGDGSEQSESGSALSSRGQPQTEHDVFLQLHSQVRNSLPRILKLRANLTSLKALEGSRELENILGVSHCSCDLSAELQKNQALVSQAEKLQLLKANHGKVPARALLLVKLIPRQLQEGHSCVDTTPSSN; this comes from the exons ATGTC GGTTAAGAGAGCATTAAATTTGGACACTGTTAAAAAAGATAAT gCCCCTGAGGAAACCCCCCTGAAGGCCAAAAGGAGCAGCCTGAATTTCTACTCCCCCACCACGGGCACGTGCCAGCTGagcccctgctcctctccctgcagtgccccagcacagg gaGATGGGAGCGAGCAGAGCGAGTCCGGGAGCGCCTTGTCCAGCAGAGGGCAGCCTCAAACAGAGCACGATGT GTTCCTGCAACTGCACTCCCAAGTGAGAAATTCCTTGCCCAGAATTCTGAAACTAAGAGCAAATCTGACAAGCCTGAAG GCTTTGGAGGGCAGTAGAGAGCTGGAAAACATCCTCGGAGTCTCCCACTGCTCCTGTGACCTGAGTGCTGAACTGCAGAAAAACCAAGCGCTGG TGAGTCAAGCAGAAAAACTGCAGCTGTTGAAAGCAAACCATGGAAAAGTCCCTGCCCGAG ctctcctgctggTGAAACTCATCCCCAgacagctgcaggaggggcacagcTGTGTGGACACAACTCCCAGCAGCAACTGA
- the ITGB3BP gene encoding centromere protein R isoform X2, translated as MSVKRALNLDTVKKDNAPEETPLKAKRSSLNFYSPTTGTCQLSPCSSPCSAPAQDGSEQSESGSALSSRGQPQTEHDVFLQLHSQVRNSLPRILKLRANLTSLKALEGSRELENILGVSHCSCDLSAELQKNQALVSQAEKLQLLKANHGKVPAREHIQAGSAAFFTSFLERRKEPLGLLPATPSPKAQPE; from the exons ATGTC GGTTAAGAGAGCATTAAATTTGGACACTGTTAAAAAAGATAAT gCCCCTGAGGAAACCCCCCTGAAGGCCAAAAGGAGCAGCCTGAATTTCTACTCCCCCACCACGGGCACGTGCCAGCTGagcccctgctcctctccctgcagtgccccagcacagg ATGGGAGCGAGCAGAGCGAGTCCGGGAGCGCCTTGTCCAGCAGAGGGCAGCCTCAAACAGAGCACGATGT GTTCCTGCAACTGCACTCCCAAGTGAGAAATTCCTTGCCCAGAATTCTGAAACTAAGAGCAAATCTGACAAGCCTGAAG GCTTTGGAGGGCAGTAGAGAGCTGGAAAACATCCTCGGAGTCTCCCACTGCTCCTGTGACCTGAGTGCTGAACTGCAGAAAAACCAAGCGCTGG TGAGTCAAGCAGAAAAACTGCAGCTGTTGAAAGCAAACCATGGAAAAGTCCCTGCCCGAG AGCACATCCAGGCTGGGAGTGCTGCATTCTTCACCTCATTCCTGGAACGAAGGAaggagcccctggggctgctcccggccacacccagccccaAGGCACAGCCAGAGTGA